A window from Dehalococcoidia bacterium encodes these proteins:
- the trxA gene encoding thioredoxin produces MAKPADVTDSTWEQEVLKADKPVLVDFWAPWCGPCRMVAPIVEELADEYEGKVQFLKLNTDDNPQTAMKYGIRSIPTLLVFKQGQPVGQIIGFRPKSDLKKRLDSVLP; encoded by the coding sequence ATGGCGAAGCCGGCAGACGTTACCGACAGCACCTGGGAGCAGGAAGTCCTCAAGGCGGACAAGCCCGTACTGGTCGACTTCTGGGCCCCGTGGTGCGGCCCCTGCCGCATGGTCGCCCCGATCGTGGAGGAGTTGGCGGACGAGTACGAGGGGAAGGTGCAGTTCCTGAAGTTGAACACGGACGACAACCCTCAGACCGCAATGAAGTACGGCATCCGCAGCATCCCGACGCTGCTGGTCTTCAAGCAGGGCCAGCCTGTCGGCCAGATTATCGGGTTCCGGCCCAAGAGCGACCTCAAGAAGCGCCTCGACTCGGTCCTTCCCTGA
- the trxB gene encoding thioredoxin-disulfide reductase produces MTVNDYDIVIVGGGPAGLSAGLYAARARRKTLLIERGVIGGQISLTSAVENYPGFMSINGFDLAQEMRRQAEANGLRIVDGSVTSVDLDGAYRVVKGPEAEYRAKAVILAGGADHNRLGVPGEERLTGRGVSYCATCDAAFFKDMEVAVVGGGDSALDEGLFVARYASKVTIIHRRDQLRASRVLQERAFAEPKITFRWNTVVTEIEGESAVEAARLRDVVTGEESRLAVAGVFVFIGTTPNTAYLKGLVDLDAGGHVVTDLWMRTSVPGIFAAGDIRTESARQVVSSAGDGATAAIAADHYISDAFPG; encoded by the coding sequence ATGACCGTGAACGACTACGACATCGTGATCGTCGGCGGCGGACCGGCCGGGTTAAGCGCCGGCCTCTATGCCGCGCGCGCCCGCCGCAAAACGCTGCTCATCGAACGCGGCGTCATCGGCGGGCAGATCTCACTGACCTCCGCGGTCGAGAACTACCCCGGCTTCATGTCCATCAACGGCTTCGACCTGGCCCAGGAGATGAGGCGCCAGGCAGAAGCAAACGGCCTGAGGATCGTCGACGGCAGCGTCACCTCCGTCGATCTTGACGGCGCCTACAGGGTCGTGAAGGGCCCGGAGGCTGAGTATCGGGCGAAGGCCGTGATCCTGGCGGGCGGGGCGGACCACAACCGTCTGGGAGTGCCGGGGGAGGAGCGTCTCACCGGTCGCGGGGTCTCTTACTGCGCTACCTGCGACGCCGCCTTCTTCAAGGACATGGAGGTCGCGGTCGTGGGTGGCGGGGATTCGGCGCTGGACGAAGGCCTCTTCGTCGCGCGGTACGCCTCGAAGGTCACGATCATCCACCGGCGCGACCAGCTGCGCGCCAGCCGGGTGTTGCAGGAACGCGCCTTTGCGGAGCCGAAGATAACCTTCCGGTGGAACACGGTGGTCACGGAAATCGAAGGCGAGTCGGCTGTGGAAGCGGCGCGTCTGCGCGACGTGGTAACCGGCGAGGAATCGCGACTGGCGGTGGCCGGAGTGTTCGTCTTCATCGGCACGACGCCCAATACGGCATACCTCAAGGGCCTGGTGGACCTCGATGCTGGCGGCCACGTGGTGACCGACCTGTGGATGCGGACGAGCGTACCGGGGATTTTCGCCGCCGGCGATATCCGCACCGAGTCGGCGCGCCAGGTAGTAAGCTCCGCCGGCGACGGCGCAACCGCGGCGATCGCGGCGGACCACTACATCTCGGACGCGTTCCCCGGGTAG